One Pocillopora verrucosa isolate sample1 chromosome 10, ASM3666991v2, whole genome shotgun sequence genomic window carries:
- the LOC136283894 gene encoding somatostatin receptor type 5-like has product MYPSALASECIPWLVVLIIECLAIFILNIITIVVFAKKKRQLQRRSTYLIIHLAIVDLLVGAVSGPLQIELKMTLYCPLWKYRRDTLWSNRLSFAFVHLFSFASLTNLVAISLERLHATFCPFRHRFVRKWVYKAIIIVIWLIAIVREVAKIFLSEIGYFKVIDTYFYILFYAVFLFVICVSYILIVIKVQCSRHPQFRTRSKRERKLTGTALIVSLVSLLCLLPKMIYAACLNLLFTCFMNVHIYMAVLVLFLGNSLVNPIIYALRMPGFIEGLLQLVYRVPDLSNAAANLPLRNLRRA; this is encoded by the coding sequence ATGTACCCTTCCGCCTTAGCTTCAGAGTGCATTCCATGGCTTGTGGTCCTCATCATCGAATGTCTGGCCATTTTCATCCTCAATATCATCACTATTGTGGTATTTGCGAAGAAGAAGCGGCAGCTACAGCGGCGTAGTACATATTTGATCATCCATCTGGCGATAGTCGATCTCTTAGTGGGCGCAGTCTCTGGCCCGCTACAGATTGAACTAAAAATGACGTTGTACTGTCCGCTGTGGAAGTACAGACGAGATACTCTTTGGTCTAATCGTTTATCTTTTGCATTTGTGCATTTATTCTCGTTCGCTTCCCTTACAAATCTTGTTGCCATTTCCTTAGAACGGCTACACGCAACATTTTGTCCGTTCAGGCATCGCTTTGTGAGGAAATGGGTTTATAaagccataattattgtcatttggttAATAGCTATTGTTAGAGAGGTCGCTAAAATTTTCTTATCGGAAATTGGTTATTTTAAGGTAATTGATACTTACTTCTATATCCTTTTTTATGCAGTTTTCCTATTTGTTATCTGTGTATCTTACATCCTCATTGTTATCAAAGTACAATGTAGTCGTCATCCTCAATTCCGTACTAGgtccaaaagagaaagaaaactgacgggtACTGCGCTTATCGTCTCACTTGTATCTTTACTTTGTCTTCTACCAAAGATGATATATGCAGCATGTCTTAACCTTCTCTTCACTTGTTTTATGAATGTTCATATTTATATGGCtgtgttagttttatttttaggtaattcacttgtaaatcctataatttacgctCTTCGGATGCCAGGATTTATAGAAGGTTTATTACAACTAGTGTACAGGGTCCCAGACCTTTCCAACGCCGCAGCAAACCTGCCACTTCGCAACCTTAGGAGAGCGTAG